The DNA sequence GGGACGTGCTCGAGGTTCCACGGGTTCTTCACCGCGCCGTAGTGGCTGGACTCGTTGGCCGAACCCATGGCGAATTCGTCCATGTTGGTCTTGCCCAGGGTGACCATGCCGGCTTCGGCCAGCTTGGCCACCACGGTGGCGTCATACGGCGCCTTGAAGTTGTCGAGCATCTTCGAGCCGCAACTGGTGCGTACGCCGTTGGTGCAGAACAGGTCCTTGTGGGCGATCGGGGCACCCAGCAGCGCGCCGGTTTCGCCAGCGGCGCGACGGGCGTCGGCAGCCCGCGCCTGGCCCAGGGCCAGGTCTTCGGTGACGCTGATGAAGCTGTTGATCTGCGGGTCGAGCTGCTTGATGCGCGCCAGCAGGGCGCCGGTCAGCTCTTCGGAGGAAAACGACTTGTCGGCGAGTCCGCGGGCGATCTCGGCCAGGGTCAATTGATGCATGGCAGGCTCTATCCCTTACTCGATGACTTTGGGTACCAGGTACAGACCGCTTTCGGTCGATGGCGCGATGGCCTGGTAGGCGTCGCGCTGGTTGCTCTCGGTGACCTGGTCGGGGCGCAGGCGCTGGCTGGCCTCCAGGGGGTGGGCGAGGGGCTCGATGCCCGTGGTATCGACCGCTTGCATCTGGTCGACCAGCCCGAGAATGCTGTTGAGGGCGTCGGTAATTCGTGGCAGTTCGCCATCATTCAGCCCCAGACGGGCCAGATGGGCAATCTTTTCCACGTCGCAGCGTTCAAGCGCCATGGGGATCTCCAGGGGAAACAAAGAACGGAATTTGGGTCCGCAGTGAGGAACATGTCAGCTTTCTGACGGTCTAACGGCCGCGATCATCTGCTGGCTTGCTCGGAAAAACAGCCAATTTAACATATTGGCTCCTTGCCCAAAATCCCTGCCATTGTTAGAGTTTGCCGCACTTTTTTACCCACGCTTTCCCCAGGGTCACTTTCCCATGTTCAAGAAACTGCGTGGCATGTTTTCCAGCGATCTGTCCATCGACCTGGGTACTGCCAACACCCTTATTTACGTGCGTGAGCGCGGTATCGTCCTGAATGAGCCCTCGGTTGTTGCCATCCGTACCCATGGCAACCAGAAAAGCGTCGTCGCCGTCGGTACCGAAGCCAAGCGCATGCTGGGCCGCACGCCTGGCAACATCGCTGCCATTCGTCCGATGAAGGACGGCGTGATCGCCGACTTCAGCGTTTGCGAAAAAATGTTGCAGTATTTCATCAACAAGGTTCACGAGAACAGCTTCCTGCAGCCGAGCCCGCGCGTGCTGATCTGCGTGCCGTGCAAGTCGACCCAGGTAGAGCGCCGCGCCATCCGCGAGTCGGCCCTGGGTGCCGGTGCCCGTGAAGTGTTCCTGATCGAAGAGCCGATGGCTGCTGCCATCGGTGCCGGGCTGCCGGTTGAAGAAGCCCGCGGCTCGATGGTTGTCGATATCGGTGGCGGTACCACCGAAATCGCGCTGATCTCGCTGAATGGCGTGGTCTATGCCGAATCCGTGCGTGTTGGTGGCGACCGCTTCGACGAAGCCATCGTCACCTACGTGCGCCGCAACTACGGCAGCCTGATCGGCGAATCCACCGCCGAGCGCATCAAGCAGGAAATCGGTACCGCCTACCCGGGCGGCGAAGTACGCGAAGTCGATGTCCGTGGCCGCAACCTGGCCGAAGGCGTCCCGCGTGCCTTCACCCTGAATTCCAACGAAGTGCTCGAAGCGCTGCAGGAATCCCTGGCGACCATCGTCCAGGCAGTCAAGAGTGCCCTGGAGCAATCGCCGCCCGAGCTGGCCTCGGACATCGCCGAGCGTGGCCTGGTGCTGACCGGTGGTGGCGCGCTGCTGCGCGACCTGGACAAGCTGCTGGCCCAGGAAACCGGCCTGCCGGTGATCGTCGCCGAGGACCCGCTGACCTGTGTTGCCCGTGGCGGCGGTCGCGCCCTGGAAATGATGGACAAGCACGCGATGGACCTGCTCTCCAGCGAGTGATTCAGCTCGCTGTTCACGAGCGCCCGGTTTACAGGTAGCACGCACAGTGCTACCTGTATGTGCTGGGCTGGCGCCTGTTCGCGGCGCCGTATCCATCAACCCGCAACCAGGCTGGTGCGTTGTCCCATGTCCAATGACCTCCTGAGTCGTCCACGAGGAACGGCCCATTAAACCGCTTTTCTCCAAGGGCCCTTCGCTGGGCGTTCGCCTGCTCGTTCTGGTGGTGCTGTCGGTCGCGTTGATGGTGGTCGACGCGCGCTTCGACGTGCTCAAGCCGGTGCGCAGCCAGATGGGCCTGGTACTCATGGAGTCGTACTGGATCACCGACCTGCCGCAGCGTGCCTGGCAAGGTGTGGCCGGCCAGTTCGGCAGCCGCACCGAACTGATCGCGGAAAACGAAAAGCTCAAGACCGAAGCCCTGCTGCTGCAGGGGCGCCTGCAGAAGCTGGCCGCCCTGACCGAGCAGAACGTGCGCCTGCGCGAGTTGCTCAACTCGTCGGCGCTGGTCAACGAAAAGGTCG is a window from the Pseudomonas anuradhapurensis genome containing:
- the gatC gene encoding Asp-tRNA(Asn)/Glu-tRNA(Gln) amidotransferase subunit GatC, which codes for MALERCDVEKIAHLARLGLNDGELPRITDALNSILGLVDQMQAVDTTGIEPLAHPLEASQRLRPDQVTESNQRDAYQAIAPSTESGLYLVPKVIE
- the mreB gene encoding rod shape-determining protein MreB translates to MFKKLRGMFSSDLSIDLGTANTLIYVRERGIVLNEPSVVAIRTHGNQKSVVAVGTEAKRMLGRTPGNIAAIRPMKDGVIADFSVCEKMLQYFINKVHENSFLQPSPRVLICVPCKSTQVERRAIRESALGAGAREVFLIEEPMAAAIGAGLPVEEARGSMVVDIGGGTTEIALISLNGVVYAESVRVGGDRFDEAIVTYVRRNYGSLIGESTAERIKQEIGTAYPGGEVREVDVRGRNLAEGVPRAFTLNSNEVLEALQESLATIVQAVKSALEQSPPELASDIAERGLVLTGGGALLRDLDKLLAQETGLPVIVAEDPLTCVARGGGRALEMMDKHAMDLLSSE